From Jiangella mangrovi:
TCCTTGTACGTGAGGTCGAGCGTGCGGCGGGCCACCTTCGCGGTGTACGTGGCCTCGTCGATGACGAGGTCGCCGGAGCGGATCTCGTCGGGCGCGTCGTCGCCGGCCGCGGCCAGCCGGCCCTGCGCGAGCCGCAGCCGCGCCTCGACCTCGGCCGGCCCGGCGGAGTCGAGGAGGACGTCGTCGATACCCCATTCGGCGGTGACGGCGGCCAGCCCGCCCTCGGTGACGATGGCCATGAGCGGCACGTCGACGCCGGTGGTGCGGATGAGCCGGGTGAGGCCGCGGGCCTGGGAGAGGTCGCGGCGCGCGTCGACGGCGACGACGTCACCCGTGGGCGCGTCGACCAGGGCGGACGCCTCCGCCGGGAGGACCCGGACGTCGTGCAGGAGGAAGCCCAGCGCCGGCAGCACCTCGGCCGAGGGTTGCAGCGAGTTGGTCAGCAGGACGATGGTTGCCATGTCTGGACCTCCAGTCGGCCAGGTGCCCCACGAACGCACAAGGGACCTGCCGGCGTCATCGCCCAGGTCCCTTGGTGAGAGAGAATAGCTGATATGCCGGACCTCGACATGTCCGGGGCGTACACAGAACCCCGGCCGGACGCTCGCACGCAACGTTCCGGACACTCGCGCCGCCTGCTCGCGGCCGACGGGACGCTGCTGCACGCCCGCTACTTCCCGCGCCGCGGCGCCGATCACGACGGCGGCGACCGCGATCTCGCCGTCGTCGTCGCGCACGGATTCACCCAGAGCTCGCGCAGCCCGCAGATGAAGCGCATCTCCGGCTGGCTCAGCGAGCACGCGTCGGTGGTCCTGCTCGACCTGCGCGGCCACGGCCGCTCCCGCGGCCACTCCACCCTGGGCTGGCGCGAGGTGCTCGACATGGACGCCGCAGTGAGCTGGGCGCGGGCCCTGGGCTACCGGCGGGTCGCCACCCTCGGGTTCTCGCTCGGCTCCGCGGTGGCGGTCCGCCACGGCGCGCTGCACCGCGGCGTCGGCGCCGTGGCCGCCGTCAGCGTCCCCGGCGAGTGGCACTACCGCGGCACCGCGGCCATGCGCACGCTGCTGCGGCTCATCCTCACCAAGCCCGGCCGGCTGCTGCTGCGGCTGGCCCGGCGCACCAGGGTGTCGCCGGCCGGCTGGTCCACGCCCGACCCCATCGACGCCCGGGCCGCGGCCGCCGAGCTCGACGTGCCGCTGCTGGTGGTGCACGGCGACCAGGACGACTACTTCCCGGTCCACCACGCCTGGCAGGTCCACGCCGCCGCCCCCGAGGCCACGCTCTGGCTCGAGCGCGGCTTCGGGCACGCCGAGGCCGGCGCCACGGAGTCGCTGGTGTCGCGCATCGGCGCCTGGCTCGACCTGCACACGCGCGCGGTCGACGCCGTCCGGGCATGATGGCCCCATGGCGAAGGTGACCCTGCACTACTGGGCGGCGATCCGCGCCGCGGCCGGCATCCCCGAAGAGGTCGTCGACGCCGGCACGCTCGCCGAGGCGCTGGCCGCGGCCCGGGCGGCACACGCGGGAAGCCCGCGGTTCGCCCCCGTGCTCGACATCTGCGCCGTCGTGGTCGACGGCACACCCGCCGGCTCGCGCGATCACGCCACCATCGCGCTGCACGACGGGTCCGCCGTCGAGCTGCTCCCGCCGTTCGCGGGCGGGAGCAGCCCGCTCTGATCGGCTAGCCCGCGTCCGTGCGACGCCCGCCGACCACGTAGGACGTCTCGCCCACGGCACCGTCCAGGGTGGCCAGGCCGAACTCGCCGTCGACGATGTCGAAGCTCTCGTGCGGCGGGTCGATCGCCGTCGCCTCCGCACTGGCGAGGTCGACGGTCAGCGTGCCGTTCTCGGTGCCGCCGTAGACCGTGGAGTCGTCGATCGCGGCCCCCTGGATCGCGAAGTCCGTCGCGACCGGGGTGACCGTGCCGGCCTCGACGTCCAGGATCAGCGCGCCATTCGACCAGCCCGTGAACAGGCGCCGTCCGTCGGGGGAGAGCAGCGCGCCGGTGCCTTCCAGGTTGCCGGAGTCGGCGATGACCGGCTGCACGCCGGCGAGGTCGGCGGCCGACGGCGTGGCCGGCTCGTGCGTGGCGGCGTCCAGCCAGGCGACCTCGAAGGCGGTGGCGTTCTCGTCCGTCGCGCTGATGGTCAGCAGGTACTCGCCGACCAGGATCGTCATCTGGTTCGGCCCCACGGCGAACAGCAGGTCCTCCTCGTTCGGCGTCGACGTGACGTTGTTCCACGCCTCGGCGCCGTCGAACGTGCGGGCCAGCCAGCCGACGTAGGTGTCGCCGTCCTCCGACACTTCGTAGGCGATGCCGCGGACGTAGGAGATCATCAGGTCGCCGGAGACGCCCGCGAAGAACTCGTCCAGGTCGTAGTCACCGACGATCATCGGCTCCGGATCCCGGTTCACGGGGACGAACTCGGTGGCCCCCGGCTTCAGGACGAAGTCGCCGGCCAGCACGCCCTGGTCGGTCCAGTAGACCTCGGTGTGCGGGTTCTCGCCCTGCGGCACGGTGATGTGCACCGCCGCCTCGAAGGAGGGGTCCTCGCTGCCCGCGTTGCCGCCCTCGTCCCCACCCGCGTCGGCCGGCCAGGCCAGGTAGCCCCACGCCGTCGACGCCTCGGTCAGCGCGTCGCCGGCGTCGTTCTCGGTGACCAGGACGGCGACGCCAGGAGCGCCGTCGACCTCGGTGGCCCGCAGCGCCGATACCTGGCCGGGCAGCACCTCGGACTTCCACAGCCGCTCACCGGTCTCGGCGTCCAGCGCGATGATGTGCCGCGCCGTCGTGGGGTCGGTGGCGTCGGGCTCGAGGGCGAACACCGTGCCGTCGGTCATCGTGGGCCGTTCGAGGTCGGGAAGTGCCCAGCAGGACTCCGGGTCGAGGCCCTCGGGCAGCGACTGACGCAGTTCCGGCGGGCAGGCGTACTCCAGGCCGGTCTCCTCAGGGGTGGACGGTTCGTCCGACGGCGCCTCGCTGGGCGCGTCGGTGCTGGTCTCGGAGGCGGAGGGGTCGGAGTCGTCGCCGCACGCCGTCAGTGCGACCGCTGCGACGGCCAGGAGCGCCGCGATCCGGCCGCGGGTGGTGGACATGTCCAGTGGATCCTTTCGGTCGACATGTGCCCGTTCGTCATCACGTGAAACGTTGTGCCATATACCGTAGATGACGGGCGGCCGTCCAGCAGGCGAGACCGACATCACGCTGCGCCCGTCCAGCAGCCGGACTGTTGTGGACTTGTTGTCATTTCGGCGCGGGTGGGCGGTCCGGGTCTGCAAGCATTCAAAGGTGCCCTCCGTCCAAGCCTCGCTGGCCGTCGCCGCCCTCGCCGGCGTCCTGGCCCTCGCGTCGGCTTCCGGGAGCACCCTTCTGGCCGGTGGCATCGCCCTGGTCGTCCTGATCTTCACGCTCGGAGCGGTCGCCGCGGCGCGCGTGCACTCCGCCCGGTGGTCGGCCGCTGTCGCGCTGCTGGCCGCCGGCGGCGCGCTCGGCTGGACCTGGGCCGAGGGCACGTCCGACCTCACGCCCATCGCCGCCCTGCTGGGCCCCACTCTGGTGCTGTCGATCGTGGTCCAGCTCTGGCGGCGCGACGGCCGCTCCGGGCTCACGACGTCGCTGGCCGTCGCGGTCACCGCGTCGGTGCTGGCGGTCCTGCCGGTCACCTGGCTGGCGCTGCGCGAGTCCAGCGACGGGCAGTACCCCGTCGGGCTGGCGCTGCTGGGCGTGGGGGCGGTGGGGCTGACGGAGTCGCTGCCGGTGTCGCGTGCGGTCCGGCGGCTGGTCGGCGTGCTCGTGGCCGCGCTCGGCGCCGGCGCGCTGGTGCTCACCACCGACTGGATGGCCGACGCCGTGCCCGCCGTCAGCGCCGTCGTCATCGCGACCTTCACCGGGCTCATGGCGGCCGTCGCGTTCGCCGCCGTCGACCGCCTCGCCGACGAGTACACGCCGCAGCCGGTCGCCGTCGCCGTCCCCGTGGGAGCGCCCGCGGCCGCCGAGACCGGCACCGGCGACGGCGCCCAGGTCGCGGCCGTGCCGCGCGGCGCCGCGGCCTTCCTGCCGCTGCGGGTCAGCCTGCCGTTCATCGCCGCGGCCCCGGCCGCCTACGTTTTGGGCCGCATCTTCGTCAGCTGAATCCGGCTGTTCCACGGGGAATCCGCCGCGACGATCCGCGCGTTGTGCACGGCGTGACAGGACTGGTGGTCGTCGTCGCCGTGCTCGCGGCCGCCACGGCGTTCGGGCTGTGGCGGCGGTCCCGCGACGGCCGGGTGGTGGAGGCGAAGGTGAGCGACGAGTTGCTGGGCCCGGACGTCCTCGGGGCGCCGCTGGGCTCCAGGGCCACGCTGGTGCAGTTCTCGACGGCGTTCTGCCAGCCGTGCCGGGCGGCCCGCGCCACGCTGGCGCACGTCGCCGCAGACACCGACGGCGTCGTCCACGTCGAGATCGACGCCGAGCACCATCTCGACCTCGTCCGGCGCTTGAACATCCTGCGCACGCCCACCACGCTGGTCCTCGACGGCGACGGCCGCATCGTCCGGCGGGCCACCGGCGCGCCGCGGCTGGCGGACGTCCGAGCCGCGCTTCCCGCGTGACCACGCCCGATTTGGCCGGATCGCGAGACGACATATCTCGTCATTTGATACGGACGGTGACGTAGAGGTTGCGTGACCGTACGCTCGTCTCCATGTTCCGCACAGAGCTCTGGAAGCGTCGCGCGATCGACTTCGGTCGCGCCGCGTCCATGCTCTGTCGCCTTCCCTGACGGGGAACGGCCCCGCTCCGCGCGCACGGCCGCCTTCGCGCCGCCTCACGCCGCGCCGCCGTTCCTGACGATCACATCCCGTTCCGTCCACGTCAGGAGGACCATGCCGACTCGCATCGACCCCCGCGGTCCCCGGTTCGCGGCCACCCTCACCACCGTCGTGCTCGCGATCGTGCTGGTCACCGGCAGCGTCTGGCTGCTGGCGCTGCAAGGCCTGGTGTTCGCGGCCGGCGCGGTCCTCGGACTGCAGCGGGCGCCGTACGGCCTGCTCTACGCGACGCTCGTCCGGCCCCGGCTCGGTCCGCCCGGAGAGCTCGAGGACGCCACGCCGCCGCGGTTCGCCCAGGCCGTCGGGCTGGTGTTCGCCGTCGCCGGCGTCATCGCCCTCGCGGCCGGGCTGACCACTGTCGCGTACGTCGCCGTAGGGGCCGCCCTGGCCGCGGCCTTCCTGAACGCCGCCTTCGGCTTCTGCCTGGGCTGTGAGATCTACCTCGCCTTCCGGCGTCTGTTCCCATCCACACCACACACCACGGAGGTCGCGTCATGAGCCGCGAGTCCAGCCTCGTCTCGGCCGACTGGGTCGAGCAGAACCTCGACAACCCGAAGGTGGTGCTCGTCGAGGTCGACGAGGACACCGCCGCCTACGACAAGAACCACATCCGCGGCGCCGTGAAGCTCAACTGGTCGACCGACCTGCGCGACCCGGTCCGCCGCGACTTCGTGAACAAGGAGCAGTTCGAGGCCCTCCTCGGCAGCCACGGCATCGGCAACGACGACACCGTCGTGCTCTACGGCGGCAACAACAACTGGTTCGCCGCGTACGCGTTCTGGTACTTCAAGGTCTACGGCCACGCCGACGTCCGCCTGCTCGACGGCGGCCGCAAGATCTGGGAGCTCGAGAGCCGCGAGCTCGTCGACGCCGTCCCGGCGCGCGAGGCCACCACCTACACGGCCCAGGCCCCGGACAACTCGATCCGCGCGTTCCGCGACGAGGTCGTCGCCGCCATCGGCAACCAGAACCTGGTCGACGTCCGCTCGCCCGACGAGTACG
This genomic window contains:
- a CDS encoding alpha/beta hydrolase, yielding MPDLDMSGAYTEPRPDARTQRSGHSRRLLAADGTLLHARYFPRRGADHDGGDRDLAVVVAHGFTQSSRSPQMKRISGWLSEHASVVLLDLRGHGRSRGHSTLGWREVLDMDAAVSWARALGYRRVATLGFSLGSAVAVRHGALHRGVGAVAAVSVPGEWHYRGTAAMRTLLRLILTKPGRLLLRLARRTRVSPAGWSTPDPIDARAAAAELDVPLLVVHGDQDDYFPVHHAWQVHAAAPEATLWLERGFGHAEAGATESLVSRIGAWLDLHTRAVDAVRA
- a CDS encoding sulfurtransferase, which encodes MSRESSLVSADWVEQNLDNPKVVLVEVDEDTAAYDKNHIRGAVKLNWSTDLRDPVRRDFVNKEQFEALLGSHGIGNDDTVVLYGGNNNWFAAYAFWYFKVYGHADVRLLDGGRKIWELESRELVDAVPAREATTYTAQAPDNSIRAFRDEVVAAIGNQNLVDVRSPDEYAGRLLAPAHLPQEVSQVPGHIPTSVNVPWSKAANDDGTFRSDDELRALYGEVGFDFDKDTIALCRIGERSSHTWFVLREILGVQNVKNYDGSWTEYGSLVGVPVALGDEPGTA
- a CDS encoding MoaD/ThiS family protein, with the protein product MAKVTLHYWAAIRAAAGIPEEVVDAGTLAEALAAARAAHAGSPRFAPVLDICAVVVDGTPAGSRDHATIALHDGSAVELLPPFAGGSSPL
- a CDS encoding response regulator transcription factor, with the protein product MATIVLLTNSLQPSAEVLPALGFLLHDVRVLPAEASALVDAPTGDVVAVDARRDLSQARGLTRLIRTTGVDVPLMAIVTEGGLAAVTAEWGIDDVLLDSAGPAEVEARLRLAQGRLAAAGDDAPDEIRSGDLVIDEATYTAKVARRTLDLTYKEFELLKFLAQHPGRVFTRAQLLQEVWGYDYFGGTRTVDVHVRRLRAKLGADHESLIGTVRNVGYRFVPPQQGRSGRSATSVPLPDDDLPPARVERADRGAMSITLPD
- a CDS encoding thioredoxin domain-containing protein, which encodes MTGLVVVVAVLAAATAFGLWRRSRDGRVVEAKVSDELLGPDVLGAPLGSRATLVQFSTAFCQPCRAARATLAHVAADTDGVVHVEIDAEHHLDLVRRLNILRTPTTLVLDGDGRIVRRATGAPRLADVRAALPA
- a CDS encoding PQQ-binding-like beta-propeller repeat protein → MSTTRGRIAALLAVAAVALTACGDDSDPSASETSTDAPSEAPSDEPSTPEETGLEYACPPELRQSLPEGLDPESCWALPDLERPTMTDGTVFALEPDATDPTTARHIIALDAETGERLWKSEVLPGQVSALRATEVDGAPGVAVLVTENDAGDALTEASTAWGYLAWPADAGGDEGGNAGSEDPSFEAAVHITVPQGENPHTEVYWTDQGVLAGDFVLKPGATEFVPVNRDPEPMIVGDYDLDEFFAGVSGDLMISYVRGIAYEVSEDGDTYVGWLARTFDGAEAWNNVTSTPNEEDLLFAVGPNQMTILVGEYLLTISATDENATAFEVAWLDAATHEPATPSAADLAGVQPVIADSGNLEGTGALLSPDGRRLFTGWSNGALILDVEAGTVTPVATDFAIQGAAIDDSTVYGGTENGTLTVDLASAEATAIDPPHESFDIVDGEFGLATLDGAVGETSYVVGGRRTDAG
- a CDS encoding DUF4395 domain-containing protein, with product MPTRIDPRGPRFAATLTTVVLAIVLVTGSVWLLALQGLVFAAGAVLGLQRAPYGLLYATLVRPRLGPPGELEDATPPRFAQAVGLVFAVAGVIALAAGLTTVAYVAVGAALAAAFLNAAFGFCLGCEIYLAFRRLFPSTPHTTEVAS